The genomic region tttgaaccagtgacctcagcattccatgttgacgctttatccactgcaccaccacaggtcagactggctTCATGAATTCTTGAAGCCACTGAGATAATCCTATGAGATCAGGCTTAGGTGTGGTCTTGCTGAGGTCTGGTGGTGAGCGATCAGTTTTCACTGCCTGACTCCTTAGTTGGGGCTGAGATTGGGTAGGCCTCCTGCAACTACCCACTTCCTTGTGTCCCATCTTGCCATTCCTGATACGGGCCCTGGCCTGTCCTTCCTGCAGAGGTGCCTGAGTTCCAGTTTCTAATTGGAGACGATGCAACAATGCAGCTGAAGCAGAGCCTGAGCCAGAGCTCCCAGGCCATGGCTACTGCCCTGCAGACCTGTTTCTCCCACCTGATGAAGAGTGAGAAGAAGGTGGTGGTGGAGCAGCTCAACTTGCTAGTAAAGCGGATCTCCCAGCAAGGTGAGTGTCATCGGAGGCCTGGGGGCAATGTCCTGTCCTGGGTCCCTGGCACAGGCACAGCTGTGTGCACAGGGTTCTCAACCTACCTCTTTACTCAAATGGAACACTAAAATAGGCCCAACTTAGATGGCTGTTGGtgatttagctttattttttttaaatttttgattctagagagagaggaacattaacTTCCTATTCTACCCATTTATGTTTccaatggttgattcttatatatgtgccctaactgggggtcGAATCCACAACCTGTGTGTCAGGATGATAACGCTCTGACTGAGCAACTAGGCCAGGGCCCAGCATTTCTTTCTTAGTCTTTGTGGAGAAGCATTGAATAATGCTTCCTAACTGGCCATCTTCTCTAGGTGGCTGGAGACAGACTGGCCTGGAAGACAATTAGGATGTCTTTACCCAGGCATTCTGAGATTCCCCCAGCCCTGCAGCTGCCTCCAGTGGATGGATTTGTACTTTTGGGCTAGATagtaggaagagggaaggggatcctctctctcctccatagTCCTGATGCCCAGAGCTCTGAATTAGTAAATCTTAAATATGTGCTTTGTGCCCAGTCTTTACTAAGGAGTGTTTAGGAAGTGACTGTGGTAGGTGTGGTCACCTTTGGATTGGAAAAACTACAGGATAGTGGAAAACAAGGCAGAATGGACTCTAAGCTGTGAGCTTATGTGGCACATGTGATGAGTCCCTGGCTCCTTCTCCAGATGAACCCAGAACTTTTATGGTTCTGTCCCTGAACATTTTCCTTGCTGCCTTTGAGCCACAAGGAACTATTTTACCCAAGCCTACCCTATGTTTTGTTGTCTGCTTGCATGCCTGTCCCTTTAGGGATTCTTGCCCTCACAGCAGAACTGATTCCTCCTGCCTAGAGATTCTGTAGCACCCTGTTCCTATGTCAGATACAGCCCTTAGCACCTGTGAGCCTATGTCGTGTGCATACACAGGCTGTGGACCTGTCTCCTTGACCTTTACGTGTCCCCAGTGCTAAGCACAGAGTAGGCATTCAGCTGTCTGTATGAACTAAGAACCCTTCGATCCAGACCATCtgttttcttcattgtggcactgaACACCCAGCTTTACTTACAAATATCCTCCCTCCAAAGCATTCAAGACAACTcatccctgacccccccccccccacacacacacacagactcccTGTCCAtttccaagaagccttcccttACCACTCTAGCCCAAGCTAAGCTCAGCCTGGCCTGGTCAGTCTGCAGGACACATTTTGCCCCTTGGTGCATTCATTTTGCCTCATGCTATCTGAGGTGGGTGCCCAGCCTTCTTGGTTTTCCCGTAACAGTAATTTTCTGAGATACAgtactctttctttttaattattgattttagagagaggagagagaaagggggggaggagtgggaggtaTCAATTTGCAGTTGCTTGTTGTATAGGTTTCAAACCCATACAAGGTTTCAAGCTCAGGGTttgaaactggcaacctcagcattccagatagactttatccactgcgccaccacaggtcaggctgagatgcAGTACTTTTCAGTGCTGAGAAAGGGAAAGGCCTGAGTCGGGATGCCTGGAACTCTTGAGTTACATCTGAACTAGATTTTGAgctcctagagcagtggttctcaactaagGGACATTGGCCACTGTCTGGAGACAGTTTTGGTTGTCAGAACCTGGGTTGCAATGAAAGTGGTATCTTGTGATGGAACCCAGGGATGGTACTAAATAtcccacaatgcacaggacagcagcCACAACAAAGGATTATCTGGCCCAACATGTCcgtagtgctgaggttgagaaatacTTTCCTAGAAACGCCACTCTAGTTCTTTTCATGCTTAGTGTAGTGCTAGGCACATAGATGGTCAAAATGGGAAACATGGCATCTCTGCAGGCTGGAATATCAAGAAAGGCTGGTCCCCAAGAGGCTGGGCAACCATGTCCACCATTTTCTAGATTCCTTTGGGGAGGGACTTGCCCAGGACTCCCTGGCTAAGGTGAGGCTGTGAAGTCTAAATGGCCTTGGGGTGCTCTGTGACCTTCAGTGACTGCTGGAAACAACGTGGAAGACATATGTGGGGAGCTCTTGCTGCAGCTGCACCAGCAGTATCCAGGTGACATTGGATGCTTTGCCATCTATTTCCTGAACCTGCTTACCCTGAAGCCAGGCGAGGCCATGTTTCTGGAGGCCAATGTGCCCCATGCCTACCTGAAAGGAGGTAAGCCACAATGAAGCAGGGAGCCTCACTGCCACATCCCGGCTTGGGCCATGTTTCCCCATCCAGGTGAATGGGGAGGGTGGTCAGGGAGACTTAAGGTCCTATCCAGCTTAGCAGGGAAGAGGTGAGTAACATGTCAGGTGATGTCAGACACTGCTTTAATCCTCACACTAACTCCATGAGGTTGTGCATTCTCACATTAAACCCTGTCTACGTATGGGAACCACAATTTGAACTTAGGTTGCATGGGACCAAGGCTGTTCTCTCACTTGCATCATACTGCCTTCATGTTTGTCCTGTCATTCCAgagattttacattaaaatacatGTATTCAGAGGGTGCTGGCCATACATCTATTTGTGGATAGGATTTTGTGGGAGAACTAGTCTGAGGAGGGCTGAGGCTCCGCCAAGGGTGAATGTGACTACCCCTGATAATAGCAGGTGACCTGTCTCGTTTTTGGTGTGATATTCTCCCAGAGAATGCAATTCCCACATTTTTACCTAACATCAGGGGGGTTCATGGTGCTCAAGTTATGACTAGACATCCTTCATCAGCTTAGCACATGACAATTCTGTCTCCAGACTGTGTGGAGTGCATGGCATCTTCAGACAATACAGTACGTGCTGGCCTAACACTCAAGTTCATTGATGTGCCAACTTTGTGCGAAATGCTCAACTacacccccagccccagcaaGGACAGGCTCTTTGCTCCAACACGGAGTCAGGAAGACCCATACCTTTCTCTCTATAACCCCCCTGTACCAGACTTCACTGTTATGAAGATGGAGGTGAGTTAGGGGCCATGGTGGGAGGAAATCTGGCAAGGGCCACATTATGTCCTCTACCTGGGTTGGGTTTCCTTTCTGTGAAGTTCATTTGGTGAGAGATGTCCAGGGGCCTGCCCACTCCTCTCTGTACTAGGGACCAGGTGTAGGCCTCTGTGCTGACAAGAGCCTGAGCAGTGGGAGAGGTGGCAGAGCTGTCCCTCACTGCTCTTGGAGTGGTCCTGTGCTGTAGAAACAGTGTGAGGTCCACCATTCTTGTTTCTTCACACCTAGGTGCCTGGATCAGTCACCGAGTATAAGATCTTGGCACTGGACTCCGCCAGCATTCTCCTGATGGTGCAGGGCACAGCAACAGCCAGCACGTCCACAGCCCAGGAAGTTATCCCCCTGCATCGTGGTAGAGTGCTCTTCATTGGAGCCAATGAGACTGTCTCACTGAAGCTCATTGTGCTGGAGGACTTGTTGATGTTCCGTGCCTGCTGTGTGCTGTAGAGGCCACAGCCATCCTGTCTCTGTTGCCCAGTCACCCCAAATCCTGTCTAGCCTTACCTCCTCAGGCCCAGCCCAGACTCCTTTCCTGCTGTGGACTCTGAGTATTCCCTGGAAGAGCTGGTGTAGAGCAGTGAGCTCAAAGGTGGTGACTCCCATGCAGGCCTGAGCTGTACTTTCTTCCTGTGAGGACAAAGGCCAACACTCCACTTGTGTCCTCTTTACACCTGAGTCAGACTTGGTGCAGGAGAGCAGCTGTTTCACCTACTGTATTAGGCTGGTGAAATCTGTGATTAGCTCACCATCAGTTCTAGCAAAAGGGTATGTGACTGATTTCTAGGAATGGGGTTCTGGCCCTGGGGTGCCCATTTCCTCACAGCAGAGCAGTAAAAGGATAGGCCTTTGGACCAGTGTTGGTCCTTATCATCCTGTTGCTTTGTGAAAGCAATTAAAGATTGCTGTGTCAAGGCTGTGGGGTGAAAGGCACTGAGCCTTTGGTGGTCATCTCTGAAATAGGTAGGCTAGACTTAAGAGCCCTTTTCTAGGAAGGCATAGGAGAAGCAGCTAGCTTCAGCCTCTGGTGCACAGTTTGCAGGCAGACTTTGGGCTCTCTGGCTCTGCAGACACTGGAATGCTGGCTTAAAGAGCAAGAATCTTCTTCAGTATTTGAGCTGACTTTTGGCAGAGGTCAGCCTGTGAAGGCCAGCAGGCTGAGCCTGGCCACATCCACTCATCTGCAtgctgtctgattgctctggggTTATACAGCTGAGTACATGTACCAGACTATATGGCCTGGCCCTTCACAGGGGAACATTTTTCAGTCACTTCTGTGGAGCACATTGAGCCATTGCAGATAGAGGGACAGGACAATCCAATTTGTATTGTGAAAAGCAACCTATCTTTTCTAAACTGGCAGAAGTGCCTAGGAAGGCATGCCCTTGCACCTCCCCTCTGAGGTGAGACACTTCTACAGGAGGCTGCAGTTGTCCGCTTGCCACTGAAGAGTCTAAGCAACAGTCTGATCTTATTGCCCCAAACTAAgcagagaaccagctgttggtttccTCCTGTGGAGTAAGGGTTTAGACTCACAAAAGGATCTTCCTGGGCTACAGCTGGGCCCACACTAGACTTCCGGTACAACTGAATTCTAGAAAACTCCCCTCAAAAAAAGTTTGGCCTTTGGATTTTTTGggcttagaaagagaaaaagacctGGGGAAAAAGGATCTGCTAAAGGAGCTCATTGTAAAGAGAGGGGATGTGCAGAGGCTGATTCCATCTGTGGCTGCCAGTGGGGAGGCCAGAAAGTGATGCCCACTGGGAAcagcagaaaggagaggaggtCCTAGGAGGAACAGTTGCAATTGGGGCCGTTAGGCTGTTTCTTCGTTGCAGAACTCAGAAGAGACAATGACTGCAGTCTGGGCCTTGCATAAAAACCCTATTGCCACAGAGACGGCTCAACTAGCATGACTGTATTTATTATAAACTTAGATAGCTGTAGAGGCCTAAGCCAAGAATTCTGTAGAATACTTTAAACACATAAAGGACCACTCCCACTGGTGAGATAAGCCTGCATACATCCCTGTCCCCAGAGCACAGAACACCCAGCACTCTCAGTTAAGGCAGTCTGGCTCTGGGAACCTTACTGCTTTCTGGTGACTGACATATTAACCTCTGGCCCCAAACAGACTTCCTATCCTGCCTCACTGCACATTTCAGGTTCCTACAACTTTTTCCACAAAGGTAATGCCCCACTCACAACCAGCTCTGGAACATTGTTTCAGAACATCTGCAGGCCCTCTGCAATGGCAGATTATCTCCTCAGGGGCGCTGGGAGTTGGCACCACTTCCTCTCCCCATCCTGTCTGTGAGCCTTAGTCAATGTCAGAGCCCACATAGCTTAGCCAGTGTACTTCGCACCCATGGCtactttcagatttaaaaaaagctTAAGAAGGGACCTGatgctccctgcctcctgctggtAACCAAAATCTGCTGGCTTTTGGGCCAACCTTGAGCTCAAAGACTGGATGCAGAACCTAGCGAACCATGGTGTTGATGAGTAGCACCCAATTAACCAGAGGTCCTTGGTTTTGGGTTCCTGTTGTCACCCTTAACCCCAAGCAGCTGCCAAATGCTTGGGTTACTCTGCCCAGTCCTAACCAACTTGCCCAAAGAACTGCTCCACACTTGGCTGCCACAGCCACTTTCTGGCGTCCACTGGGTTTCCCATTACAGTGTATTCCTTTACACTGTCCTATATCTGTGCCCTCTGCAGAAACCAGAAAGGCCTGGATATAGTCTGGATGGGCAAGGGGTTCAGAATGGAGACATCATCATTCCCATTGAGCATTTGCAAAGTGCACCTGTGTAGAGCTGCAGAGCCCCATTCCAGAATGGAATAACCACCCCGCTCCCCTATCCCAGACCCCAACGTGAGATGCCTCTAGTCCCTGTCCCATCTTCCTCTTGCTGTGACACTTAAGACTATAGAATACAAGTCAGCCACAGTACTCTGGATACATTACTCAGCTTTCTAAGATTGGAGAAAAGCATTGAGATAGATGCATTAAGCACTTACCGGTTACTCTTGGGAGGCTAGCTGTCTGGCAGatatggctttttatttttaagatttattgattttacagagataagGGATGGGGGGAGTATcactcatagttgctccactttagttgttcattggttgtatgtgccttgaccaggcaagcccagagtttcgaaccagcaaccttagcattccaggttggtgctttatccactgcaccaccacaggtcaggcaaatgataTGGCCTTTTTTATCTGACACTTAGTCTTCAGTCAGCTCATGTAGTAGCAGAGGAAGTCCATACCTTCCCTCCTATGAGTCAGCAGACCAGGTACTGTCCCACATGGGGCCACCCTCTACTGACTACCATGCCCCTTTGTCTGGGAACCCTGTCCACTCCCACTTAGTCTTCACCATGTTTCTAGGTAAAGCAAGGCAAAACATTTTCAAACTAAATTCTAGGGAAAGGTGTGGTTTAGCAAGAGATGCTAATAGGGGTCATAGGGGGGGATTATGCCGTCTTTGCTGTGTTCACATTGGGGGCTGAGAGAGGGCATGTTATACCTGGAGGTTTATTGTAAAAAGTCCAATCCTGAGTATCCACTGTGAGGCCCATGCTGTAGTCAGAATCTGGAGAGCTGGACACAATGGTCCACAATGGGGCAAAGAAGGCCCTCTGCAATGGCAGATTATCTCATCAGGGAGGGCACTGGGAGGTTGCACCACTTTCTCTCCCCATACTGTCTGTGAGCCTTAGTCAATGTCAGAGACCACACAGTTTAGCCAGTGTACTTCGCACCCATGGCTACTTCACAGTTTAAAAAGctgaataggcctgaccaggaggtggcacagtggatagagcgtcggactgggatgcagaaggacccaggttcgagaccccagggttgccagctagagcgcgggctcatctggcttgagcaaaaagctcactagcatggacccaaggtcactggcttgagcaaggagttacttggtctgctgaaggcccgcggtcaaggcacatatgacaaagcaattaatgaacaactaaggtgtcgcaatgaaaaactgatgattgatgcttctcatctctctctgttcctgtctgtccctatctatccctctctctgactctctgtccctgtaaaaaaattaaaaaaaaaattttttgagattataaaaaaaaaaaaatgctgaatagGAAGGGACCTGATGCTCCCTGCCTCCTTCTGCTGATAACCAAAATCTGCTGGCTTTTGGGCCAACCTTGAGCTCAAAGATGATGCAGAATCTAGCTAAGACCAAGGCAAAAGAGGGCGACCACAGAAAGACACACATGCACCCAGCAGAgcagtttttttctgattaggGCTAACCAGAGTCACTAAATCTAGTCTGATCAGCTAGGGATACTCTGGGTCCAGATAGTCTGGAAGCCTTGATCCTGCTGCGTCATCAAGCAAGCGGCTGTCTTCCTGACAACAGACATGCACAACCAAGAGGGCCAAAGGGCCCGCTTTATGCTCTTGAAGGGCAAACACGTCTTGGAGCTGGGAAGATAAGAGCTTAAGGAATTTCTTGAACTGGTCCCacatatttaaattctttttcaaagATCCCAAGCTGCAAGCCACAAAATGCTATTCCCTGATTCTAAACACCACCACCCAGCACACATGGGCATAGAAGCTCTTTTTCCCCTAAAGAGCATGGCAACAAATACCAGTCTGGATGTCTGCGAGTGTTTTCCTTAGCCATCTTTGTCACTCAACATAGAGCCAGCATTCCTCTATTCCTGCCCTAATTAAAGTGGTTTCACCAAACTGCTCCAACAGCAGAGGCAAATTGCAGAATTCCACGTATCACCCTATCACCAAGATGGGGCCTCTGCCTGAAAAGCACCAGGTAAAGATTAACTGAAGGTCACTGACTTCCCAGAAGGTCAGTACCACAAATGATTCTGGAGCTGACAGCAGTTCCCATTTTACTCTGTGACCTCTGAGGAGCCAAAAGGGCTCTGTAGGCATGGCAAGCAGCACCCTTGTTAGGGGATTGTCTACTGGAGGGTACAGGAAAAAGAGTCCCCAGGACAGCACCAGCAGCAGGAGCAAGCTGAGGAGGCCATAGGCTTGGGGGGAATGAGGTCCAAGTCCTCATCATCTGGAATCTCATCCAGGTGATACCCATCCTGGAGCAACTGGCGGCTCACATCCTGGTTCACCTGCTAAAAGCAAGAAGAGAAAAGTGTAAGCTGCAAAGCAGAAATAACTGCTACCCAAAACGCAGCTCCACGTCTCTTACCAGAGCTTCCTGGCCATGCTCCACCCTCAGGTCAACCCCACACAGTCCTGTACTTTTCCTACCTGTGTCTCAGCCAGCAGTGAGGGACACCCAGGGGCCTGAGCCAGCACTGTCCAGGCTGCACTGTCACCAACCCCCAGGGGAGCTGCTCTCACTAAAtacagaggagcctgaccaggcgatggtgcagtggatagagcatcggattgggatgcagaatacccatgttcaaaacctcgaggtctccggcttgagcgtggggttgttggcttgagcatgggatcatagacatgaccctatggtcgctagcttgagctcaaccaaggtcactggcctgagcaaggagtcacttgctttgctgtagccccctggtcaaggcgcatatgagaaagcaagcaatgaacaactaaggagctgcaacaaagaactgacactgctcatctctctcccttcctgtcaccaaaaaaaaaaaaaaaaaaaaaaaaaaaaactacctagGAAACTGATATATTAGATTGCAGATATGTTTGAAAATCATTGCTCTGACCATTCCTACTGGGAATGAAGGCTAAAAAATATGGGACAATGATACCAGAATGTTGAAtagtaaaagaatataaaaagaatatgaattacAGTAGAATAGGGTAGAGAACAGCTTTGTCTTGCACTGCCAATTAGATATATTGTCCTCAGCTGTCAGCAGAGCTCATTTCTTGCAAAGTGGAACTTGTcagcctagtttttttttttttgtatttttctgaagctggaaatggggaggcagtcagacagactcccgcatgcgcctgaccaggatccacccggcacgcccaccagggggcgatgctctgccgatctgAGGCATtactttgttgcgaccagagccactctagcacctgaggcagaggctatggagccatcttcagcgcccgggccatctttgctccaatggagccttggctgcgggagggggagagagagagaggaaggagagggggaggggtggagaagcagatgggcgcttctcctgtgtgccctggccggtaaccgaacccgggacttccacacaccaggccaacactctaccactgagccaaccagccagggcctatcagcCTGGTTTTACCAGTTTTGCTGAGCAGAAGAAAAGTCAGCTtgggcctgactgggcagtggcgcagtggatggagcgttggactgggatgcggaggacccaggtttgggaccctgaggttgccagcttgagtgcaggctcatctggtttgagcaaagctcaccagcttggacccaaggtcgctggctcgagcaaggagttacttggtctgctgaaggcccgcggtcagggcacatgtgagagagcaatcaatgaactgaggtgtcacagcgaaaaactgatgattgatgcttctcatctctctccattcctgtctgtccctatctggccctctctctgactctctgtctctgtaaaaaaaaaaaaaaaaaaaaccagcttgGCTAATTTTTCTTGTCTTAGTTTTAACAATTTTAGGCACCCAGGTATTAATTTATAAACtgcctttattttctttggtGGAAACTTGG from Saccopteryx leptura isolate mSacLep1 chromosome 6, mSacLep1_pri_phased_curated, whole genome shotgun sequence harbors:
- the MPI gene encoding mannose-6-phosphate isomerase isoform X1, which codes for MAVPRVFPLSCVVQQYAWGKKGSSSEVARLLASSDPLARISEDKPYAELWMGTHPLGDAKILDSHVLQKTLGQWITENQDCLGSKVKETFNGKLPFLFKVLSIEMALSIQAHPNKELAEKLHLQSPQHYPDANHKPEMAIALTSFQALCGFRPVEEIVTFLTKVPEFQFLIGDDATMQLKQSLSQSSQAMATALQTCFSHLMKSEKKVVVEQLNLLVKRISQQVTAGNNVEDICGELLLQLHQQYPGDIGCFAIYFLNLLTLKPGEAMFLEANVPHAYLKGDCVECMASSDNTVRAGLTLKFIDVPTLCEMLNYTPSPSKDRLFAPTRSQEDPYLSLYNPPVPDFTVMKMEVPGSVTEYKILALDSASILLMVQGTATASTSTAQEVIPLHRGRVLFIGANETVSLKLIVLEDLLMFRACCVL
- the MPI gene encoding mannose-6-phosphate isomerase isoform X2, whose translation is MFPLSCVVQQYAWGKKGSSSEVARLLASSDPLARISEDKPYAELWMGTHPLGDAKILDSHVLQKTLGQWITENQDCLGSKVKETFNGKLPFLFKVLSIEMALSIQAHPNKELAEKLHLQSPQHYPDANHKPEMAIALTSFQALCGFRPVEEIVTFLTKVPEFQFLIGDDATMQLKQSLSQSSQAMATALQTCFSHLMKSEKKVVVEQLNLLVKRISQQVTAGNNVEDICGELLLQLHQQYPGDIGCFAIYFLNLLTLKPGEAMFLEANVPHAYLKGDCVECMASSDNTVRAGLTLKFIDVPTLCEMLNYTPSPSKDRLFAPTRSQEDPYLSLYNPPVPDFTVMKMEVPGSVTEYKILALDSASILLMVQGTATASTSTAQEVIPLHRGRVLFIGANETVSLKLIVLEDLLMFRACCVL
- the MPI gene encoding mannose-6-phosphate isomerase isoform X3 — its product is MAVPRVFPLSCVVQQYAWGKKGSSSEVARLLASSDPLARISEDKPYAEELAEKLHLQSPQHYPDANHKPEMAIALTSFQALCGFRPVEEIVTFLTKVPEFQFLIGDDATMQLKQSLSQSSQAMATALQTCFSHLMKSEKKVVVEQLNLLVKRISQQVTAGNNVEDICGELLLQLHQQYPGDIGCFAIYFLNLLTLKPGEAMFLEANVPHAYLKGDCVECMASSDNTVRAGLTLKFIDVPTLCEMLNYTPSPSKDRLFAPTRSQEDPYLSLYNPPVPDFTVMKMEVPGSVTEYKILALDSASILLMVQGTATASTSTAQEVIPLHRGRVLFIGANETVSLKLIVLEDLLMFRACCVL